GTTGTGCTTATGGTATATTAGGTTGGAATACTATATTATCTTTTACTGAAAAAAAAAAAATATTTTTCAATATCACCCTTGGTATATTATGAAAAATAATCATTGGAAAACTATATCTTTAGAACATAAAAAAATATATCAAAATAAAATAATAATTAAAATTAAAAATATTAATAATCGTGATCAAGCTAAAAAATTAGTCAATTCTTTAATTATGATTGATGCTCAAATATTACCTAACCTAAAACAATTTGAATACTATTGGAAAGATATTATTTCTTGTAGAGTGTTTAATACATATCAAAAATATATTGGAATAGTTTACAATATTATAAGATCTAAATCAAATGATATATTAGTAATTAAAAATTATTATCACGAAATACTCATTCCTTTTATAAAAGATACTATTATTTATCAAGTAGATATCATCAATAAAATTATTCATGTCAATTGGAATTGAATATACTATGTAAAGTATCAATATCATAGTTAATACAATAAAAATATTTTATTTTTAAAAATTTTTATAAATATTGGATACATGATAATGAAAAACAACATTATAAAAAAAATTGAATATCAACAAACTAAAAAAAAAAAAATACCTTGTTTTAGACCTGGTGATACCATAGAAATACAAATTTGGGTAGTAGAAGCATCTAAAAAACGTCTACAATCTTTTGAAGGTATTGTAATATCCATAAAAAATAGACAATTACAATCTTCATTTACAGTACGTAAAATTTCTCATGGAGAAGGTATTGAAAGAGTTTTTCAAACATATTCAAATATTATTGAAAATATTATAGTTAAAAAATGCGGTTCAGTAAGAAAAGCAAAATTATATTATTTACGTCATAAAATGGGAAAATCATTACGTATTAAAGAACGTATAAAAAATATATCCAAACATAAAAATTAAATTATGCAGTCATATGTTGTATTGACTGCAAAAATAAAAATATAATTATGGATATTATCTATCATAATATTAAAAATATTCATAAAATATATATTATTGTAAAATATATTATTATTTATATCCATACAAAATCTTAAATACCTCATACAAAATACAAGCAAACATAATGATACAATTTATTTAATTTATAACACAAAATATTAATTTCTTACAAATTATTTTTAAAATACAAATAGATGCTATAAAATATAAAATACAAAAAATATTATATACTATATTGTATTAAATAGTATATTATATTAATATTATATAAATGAAGATAAGTATTTTTACAATATAAATACATAATATTTTATTGTCTAAAATTTAAAATAATTATATAAATCAAATGTTTATTTTATTAAAATATATATAAAATTATAAAATATTAAATTTTTATGGCTTATTATATAATAATTTTTAATAAAATAAACAAAAATTAAATGCTTTACAAAAATATTTAAAATGATTACCATAAATTATGAAATAACTATATAAAAAATAAATATGTCTTATTTTAAAATTCTAATATTAAATGGACCTAATTTAAACTTATTAGGAACACGAGAAAAAAAAATTTATGGCACAAAATCATTAAATACTTTAATAAACGAATTATATACAAAATTTAATCAATCAAATGTTAAAATAACACACTTACAATCTAACGCAGAACATATTTTAATCGAAAAAATACAAAAATCTAATAAAAATATTGATTACATCATCATCAATCCAGCTGCTTTTGCACATACAAGTATAGCGTTACGAGATGCATTATTATCAATAAATGTTCCATTTATTGAAGTTCATATCTCTAATATATATTCTAGAGAAAAATTTAGATCACATTCTTGGTTATCTGATATTGCTCAAGGTATTATCTGTGGATTTGGAACTGATGGATATTATTGGGCAATCAAAACAGCACTAAAAAGACTAAAGAAAAAACATAACTATTAAATCAATTTCATCATGTAATATTAAAATAATAAAATATAAAAAATTATTTAATTGATCATAATAAACGTTAATATTATATACATGAATCAAAAATATATATAAAAAATTTTTCAATACAAGGACTCATATTACATTTTATAAACAATGACTATATAAATAGTATTATAAATATATCAAATATATACCTAATTATAATACAATAAAACTATAATATATTTCAAAATCTTTTATAAAATAATATAAATATTATTCATATTTATATATTATAAATATTGCATAATATGTAAAATATCTATAGGTAACGATATTTGAAACCTCATTAACTTATTAAAAACAGGATGAATAAATGCTATTGTACTAGCATGCAATGCTTGTCTAGAAAATAACCTAATTTTTTTTACAGATTGATGTGTCATCCCTGTTGAGATATTATTATTATATAATAAATCTCCTAAAATAGGATGTCGTATATGCAACATATGTACACGAATTTGATGTGTACGTCCTGTTTCTATTCGAATACGAAGATGAGTATAATATTTAAATTGTTGTATAACACGATAATGTGTAACGGAAGTTTTACCAGATATATTAGTCATCATACAAATTCTTTTTTTAATATGTCTCATAATAGGATAATTAATTACTCCTCCAGAAATTACATGACCACATACTAATGCATCGTATTCACGAATAATTAATCTTTTTTTTAATAAAAATACCATTTTTTCATAACTATACACATCTTTAGCAATAACCATCAAACCTGTAGTATTTTTATCTAATCTATGTATAATCCCCCCTCTAGGTACATTTTTTAATCGATAATCATAATATAACAAAGCATTTAATAAAGTACCATTTACATTTCCACATGCGGGATGTACAACACAACCAATTAATTTATTAATTATTAATATATTGTTATCTTCATAAATAATATTTAAAGGAATATTTTCACCTAAATCATATTTTTTTTCTTTAACATCTAAAAAAATAGTAATTTTATCTCCAGGAAAAACATTAAAATTTGGTTTATCAATAATCAAAAAATTTATCAATACTTGACGAGAAATAATGTATTTTTTTAAAATCGATCGAGAATAATTAGGAAACATACATACTAAAATATGATCTAATCTACTTTTTTTTTATAGTATATTGGAACAATAACTTCAATTTTTTTTTTCATAATATAATATTAACTAATTTTATTTAATAATATATTAAATAATATAATAAAATTAATCAATAAGGATTTTATATATTATATTATTTAAGGAATATATGAAATATACAATCAATAATGTTAGAAAAATGTTTTTAGATTTTTTTCAAAAAAATCAACATACAATAATATCCAGTAGTTCTCTACTTCCTAACAATCATTCTAATTTATTATTTACAAATGCTGGAATGAATCAATTTCAGGATATATTTTTAGGTTACAAAAAATATCATTTTCCCCGAGTAACAACTGCACAAAGATGCTTAAGAATGGGAGGTAAACATAATGATTTTAAACAAGTAGGATATAGTGAACATCACCATACTTTTTTCGAAATGTTAGGTAATTTCAGTTTTGGAGACTATTTTAAAAAAGAGTCTATTTTATATGCATGGAAATTATTAACTAACAAGAAATGGTTTAATCTACCAAAAAATAAATTTTTTGTTACTGTGTATCAAGATGACCAAGAAACATATAATATATGGAAAAATATTATTCAATTACCAGAATACAAAATTATCCGAATAGGAAATAAACTACATAATACTTATGAATCTGACAATTTTTGGCAAATGGGCGACACTGGACCATGTGGACCATGTACAGAAATATTCTTTAATCAATCCAACGATGAAAAAATATATCTTCATAATTTAAACGACTCAAATAAATATATAGAAATATGGAATATTGTATTTATTCAATTTAATCGAATTAATCATAATAAACTTATTCCATTATCAACATTTTCAGTCGATACAGGAATGGGTTTAGAACGTATAACTGCTATTCTACAAAAAGTTCACTCAACTTTTAAAATAGATGCATTTCAAAATTTAATAAAATCTATATGTCAAATCAATAAAATTGACAATAATAAAAATCATCAATCTATTAATATTATTGCTGATCATATACGAGCATCTACATTTATCATTAATGATAACATATTGCCTAATCATGAACATAGAGGTTATATACTAAGAAAAATTATTCGAAGAGCATTATTACATGGCTATAAATTAGGAATCAAAAAAAATTTTTTATATAAATTAGTTTCCAGTGTTATAAAATACTTTGGTAATTTTAAAAAAAAATTATACAATCAACAAAAAAAAATAGAAAATATAATTCAAACAGAAGAATTACAATTTAAAAAAATACTTGAAAAAGGATTTGACTTATTATTAAAAAAAATAGAAAATATAAAAAATAATAAACTCGATGCTAATACTATATTTTATTTACATGATACTTTTGGTTTTCCAATTGATCTAACACAAGATATATGTCAAGAATATCAAATAAATATTGACATACATGAATTAAATAATATAATTAGTCAACACAAAAAAAAATCTCAACAAAATATAATTAATAAAAATGCTCATACAATCCATACAAACACAAAATCAATTTTCCAAGGATATAAATACCATACAATTAAAGCAAAAATTAAACAAATATTTATCTGTGGAGAAGAAAAATCAACAATCTCTGAAAATGAAGAAGGTATAATAATACTTGATAAAACTCCATTTTATGGAGAGTCAGGAGGACAAATTGGAGATAATGGAAAAATATTTACAAAAAAATCAATATTTTATGTAAATAATGTACAACATTATTCTTACGCTATCGGTCATATTGGCAAAATCCAATTAGGAAAAATAAAAATAAATGACATCATTACAGCACAGATTGATATAAAAAAAAGATTATTAATACAAAATAATCATTCTGCAACACATTTATTACATTCTGCATTAAATTTAATATTAAAAACTAATATTCATCAACAAGGCTCGTTCATTAATGAAAAATATTTAAGATTTGATTTTTCTCATACACAAAAAATTAATAAAGATCAAATATCTTATATAGAAAAAAAAATTAACTATCAAATTCAAAAAAATAAAATTATATATAATCATATTAGTAATATTAATCAAGCCCAACTAGAAAAATATACATTTCGAAAAAATAAACATTATTATAAAACAATACGTATGTTAACTATTGGTTCTTTTTCAAAAGAATTATGTGGAGGTACTCATGCTCAAAGAACTGGAAATATCGGTTTATTTAAAATAACATCTACAAAAACAGTTTCTTCTGGAGTATATAGAATAGAAGCTACAACTGGAAAATATGCATTAAATATAATAAACATTCAAAACCAAAATATGTTAACAATCCAAGAAATTCTTAAAGTCCAAAATTCAGAAATTTTACAAAAAATAAAAAAAATAATTTATTATTATACTGAACTAAAAAAAGAAAACCAAATTTTAAACCATAAAATCACTTTATATTATACCAAACAACTATCAAAAAATATTATTAAAATCAAAAACATAAATTTTTTAAGTAGTGAAATCAATATTCACAAAAGAAAACTATTAAATATGATAATAGATCAATTAAAAAAAGTAATACATATTGGTATTATTATTTTATTTTATCAATATCAAAATAAATATATTTGTATTATTAGTTTAACAAAAAATATAATTCATAAAATACAAGCAAATAAAATTGTTGAAATAATAAAACAATATACTCATTGTTCTGGAGGAGGAAAATTAAAAACTGCAGAATGTTTAATAGACAATATTAATAATTTTGATAAAATACTTCCAAAAATAAAATTATGGATTACTAAAAATGTTTAATTTATACATAAAAAAAAATAAATTTTTATTCTAAATAATATACTTTACACATCATAAAAAATTATTATGATATTATAATAATTATATACTATAAAAATTTTAAAATTGTTAATATATACTGATAAGTATTATGAATGTAAATTATATAAATTAATATCATTATATACTTTTTTCAAGGAAAAAAGAATGCTAATTTTAACTCGTCGAGTGGGTGAAACACTAATTATTGGTGATGAAATTACTGTAACAGTACTAGGTATTAAAGGTAATCAAATTCGAATTGGTATTAATGCACCAAAAAAAATATCAGTACATCGTGAAGAAATTTACCAAAAAATACAATCTGAAAAAATAAAAAAAAAATAAATACTGTTGATGAAATATATAAAATTAAATTATATAATTAATAATTATAAATTATTTAAAATAATATAATAAAATCAATAAACTAAAAATTTATTTGACTTAAATAAATAATTAAGTAATATTATATAGGTTAAGATATTAAAATTACTTTGGTGAGATGGCCGAGAGGCTTAAGGCGCTCCCCTGCTAAGGGAGTATATAGAAAAATCTGTATCGAGGGTTCAAATCCCTCTCTCACCGGAATGGAAAAACATCCGTAGCTCAGTTGGATAGAGCACTCGGTTACGAACCGAGAGGTCGGAGGTTCAAATCCCCCCGGATGTAATTCAAGTATTATAGAACATTGTTACTAAATAAATATAAAATTCACATATAAAATGTATAATTGTCATAATATTCATATAACACACATTAAAATTATATTATCATATAAGTATATACAATAAAATTTATAATTTTTATTATATAATCAATAAAATCATAACATAAAGATATAAAAATAAAACATAGTTATCACATTAAAGAATTTTTACACCATATTTTGTACCAATTACAATCACATCAGGTTTTCTATAAGTAAACAATCCTACAGTGACTACTCCAGGTAAAGAATTTATCTTATTCTCTATTAAAATAGGACATTCCAAATTTAAATTATAAATATCAACTACAATATTACCATTATCTGTAACAATTCCATATCTATATTTGACAACACCGCCTAATTTAATTATTTCTTGTTTAATATAAGAATATGATATAGGGATAATTTCTAATGGTACAGGAAAAAAACCTAATGTATGAACTTGTTTAGATTGATCAATAATACAAATAAACTTTTTAGATATTGATGCAATAATTTTTTCTTTAGTTAAAGCAGCACCCCCTCCTTTAACTGATTCTAAATTATTATTTATTTCATCAACACTATCTATATATATAATAGGAGAAAAAATAGTATTTATATCACAAACTCTAATACCATATTGTCTTAAAAAAAATGTAGTATTATTAGAACTAGATATCACACCTATTAAACGATTTTTAACTGTACTAAGAACTTGAATAAAATACGATATTGTAGAACCTGAACCAATACCAACAACTAAATCAAAAGAAACATAATTCAAAGCAGCAATAGCTGCATGTTTTTTATATTGACTGCACATTATACATTGATCATGAATTATATATTAAAAAATTTAAATTTACAACTATAACAATATTTTTACATATATTAGCAATAAATACAATTGTATTTCATGATCTTATCTGGGGTACCTGGATTCGAACCAGGGATGCCGATATCAAAAACCGGTGCCTTACCACTTGGCTATACCCCAACATGAAAAGTTTTAAATATTTAATACGGGAGGCGAGACTTGAACTCGCAAACCTAAAGGCGCCAGAACCTAAATCTGGTGCGTCTACCTATTTCGCCACTCCCGCAAAAAAAACATTAGCTACGAAGGGAATTGAACCCCTGACCCCAGCGTTATGAGTGCTGTGCTCTAACCATCTGAGCTACGTAGCCTTATGTAAATTATGCTGCTTAAGTTTATTTACGTCAATAAATTTAGCAAAGATTTATAACTTTATGAACAAAATATATTAATATAGTTTTAAATATAAACATTGAAATTCAATAATATATATTAATAACAAATATGAAATTATATAACAGAAAATATAATATCAGTTTTATACATAAAATCATTAATCATGATATTAAAAAAAATAAAAACTTATGTCTACATACTAGATTTGCACCAGAACCTAATGGATATCTTCATATTGGTCACGCAAAAGCAATTGTTTTAAATTTTGAATTAGCTAAACAATTCCATGGACGGTGTAATCTTCGTTTTGATGATACTAACCCTCAAACAGAAAATATTAAATATATTAATGCTATTAAACGCGATATCTTATGGTTAGGATATAAATGGTATAAAAAAATTCAATATTCTTCTAACCACTTTGAAAAAATTTATCAGTATGCTTTACAATTAATAAAAAAAAAATTAGCTTATGTAGATAAATTAAAAAAAAATGATATTCAAAAATATCGAGGCACATTAAATAGTGTAGGTATTAATAGCCCATATAGACATCATACTATAAAAGAAAATATATTTTTATTGCAACAAATGAAAGATGGTAAAATTCCAGAAGGTTATGCTTGTTTAAGAGCTAAAATAAATATGAAATCTTCGTATATAATACTTCGAGATCCAATATTATACAGAATTAAATTTGACGCACATCATCAAACAAAAATTTCATGGTGCATTTATCCAACATACGATTTTGCACATTGTATTTCAGATGCTCTAGAAAATATTACACATTCTTTATGTACTTTAGAATTTCAAGATAATCGAAGATTATACAAATGGATATTAAATAATATAAATATTATTCATCATACTCGCCAATACGAATATTCACGAGTACATATAGAATATTCTACACTATCAAAAAGAAAATTAAAACTACTTATTCAAAATAATATTATTCAGCATTGGAATGATCCTAGAATACTTACAATTGCTGGATTAAAAAAGAAAGGATATACACCTTCTTCTATTATAAATTTTTGTAATAAAATTGGTGTCACAAAACAAAATAATTTAATAGAATTTTCAGTTCTTGAACATTGTATTAGAAATGAACTCAATAAAACTGCGCATCGAACAATGGCTATTTTAGAACCAATACCAATTATTTTATATAATATACCTAATCAATATGAAGAAATTATTAATATATTGAATCATCCTCATTATTCACATATGGGCAGCAAACATATCATATTTAATAATCATTTATATATTGAAAAATCAGATTTTAAAGAACATCCTGAAAATCAATATAATAGATTAATATTAGGAAAAAAAATAAAATTAAAATATTCCTATGTTATTCAAGCACAATACATTGAGAAAGATAAACATAAAAATATTATAAAAATATTTTGTACATGTAATTTAAAAAATAAAAACAATAAAAAAAAATATGGAATTATTCATTGGTTATCCAAAAAACAATCTACCATATCAGAATTTAGACTATATAACCATATTTTTACTGTTAAAAATCCAGAACACCATAAAAATTTATTATCCATTATTAATAATAAATCAAAAATTAAAAAATATGGTTTTATTAATAAATCAATATATAAAAAAAATTTTCAAAATATTACTTATCAATTTGAACGTATAGGATATTTTTTTAAAGATAAAAAATTGTCTAATAGTAATAATATAATATTTCATCGAACTGTTAGTATGAAAAATAAGATAAAATAATATAAAAATAAAAATAAAATATACAATAATAAAAAGCATACTTGCAATTAATAAAACAATGTGATCATTATCAACACCACATTTATGTAATTACATTTACTTATATACAATATAATGTTTTGTAGTTATAAACAATTCAATTTATATATTCATATGAATTAAAATTATTTTTTATTATAAAATAAAAATCTTTATTATAAAATATACAATATTAATTTAATTAATATCAATATTCTATTCATATCATTAACATAATAAAACATATTATTTATAAATCTAATCATTAAAATACTATGATTTTTGAACTTACAAGTAGATTAAATAATCTAAAATCTTTATCATTAACATCATAATGTATTATTTATAATAAAAATATAAAACATTTTTATCTATATAATATTTTCATAATATATTGAATATTGAATACAAGAATACATGGTAGAATATTAATATTTTAAATTTTATATATTAATATTTACTAAATTATATAAATATATGTATGACATATAAAATCTAAAATAGAAAATTATTAATCTAATAACACTTGATAAAATCTATAATTTATTTACAAAAATTCTATTTAGTATATATAATATAGTATAATATAAAATTAAAAATTAATAACTATATTTTTATAATAGATTTTTATAATAATATTAAAAAACAAATAGAATAAAATAATATATTAAATAAAAATAATTTTCAAAATATAATTATATATACATAAAATAATGAATTTATTCAACACATATAAATTCATGATAAAATACATAAACAATGTATTTAATAATATATATAAAAATAAACACATATATTTTCAACATTGTAAACAATACATGATTTTATTATAATTATTTAATAATTTAATTACTTGTAAAATTTTACATGATCTCAATTTATTAATAATCATATAATATATTAGAAAAAATATTTTATATCATACAACATAATAAATAGATACAATTAAATAAAGATAGTTTTATATCAATATTACATATATTTAATACTCATCTTTAACATATAATTAAAAATAAAATTTGTGATTTTATTAGTATAAAATTATAAAATAACACAAAAACATTGAAATAAAATATGCAAAAATAAACATTCAAAATATAAAAATCTATTACAATAGCAAGAATATCATTCGAATATCATAATATATATTAACATATACAAAAAATCATAAACACATTTAAAAAATAAATAATATAAAATATATATAATAAAATTATAAAAAAATTATAAAATTATTACATTAGTTATTCTGGAATGCATAAACACAGTTTAATACCAAAAAATCATCATTATTTATTATAAATACAATTAAATAACTTAAATGTATCTTAAAAAAATATCTAATTTTAAATATAAATAGGAAAAACAAATGTCCAAAATAAATAAAATTTCTGCTCGAGAAATAATTGATTCTCGAGGAAAACCAACAGTAGAAGTAGAAGTAGAACTACAAGACAGTTCAATTGGATCATTTTCATGCCCATCAGGAGCATCAACTGGAAAATACGAAGCATTAGAGCTTCGTGATCACGATCCAAAAAGATTTTTAGGTCAAGGAGTGACTAAATCAATTGCCATAATTAATACAATTATTTTTAAAGCATTAAAAAATCAAGATGCTAATAACCAAAAACAAATTGATAAAATAATGTTAGATTTAGATGGAACAGAAAATAAAAAACGTTTAGGCGCAAATTCAATTTTATCAGTATCTATGGCAACTGCTAAAGCGGCATCGATTTCCAAAAAAATACCTTTTTATGAACATATTGCAGAATTAAATAATACTCCAAAATGTTTTTCTATGCCTTTACCTATGATTAATATTATCAATGGCGGTAGCCATGCAAATAATAATTTAGATATACAAGAATTTATGATACAACCTATTGGAGCTAAATCTATTAAACAAGCTATTCAAATGGGATGCGAAGTTTTTCAAACATTAGGTAAAATTATTAAAAATAAAAATTTAAGCATATCAGTGGGTGATGAAGGAGGATATACTCCTAATTTATCATCTAATACATCTGCTTTAATGATGATTCAACAAGCAGTTGAACAATCTGGTTATATATTCGGTCAAGATATTGCAATATGTATAGATTTTGCTTCATCGGAATTTTATGATACTAAAACAAAAATTTACGAATTAAAAAACGAAAAACAACGTTTTACCTCAAAAGAATTTAGTAATTTTATAAAAAATTTAATATTAAAATATCCTATTACTTCTATTGAAGATGGACAAAGTGAATCTGATTGGAACGGATTTTTATATCAAACAAAACTATTAGGTAATAAAGTACAAATAGTCGGAGATGATTTATTTGTTACAAACCAAAAAAAACTAAATAAAGGTATTCAAAACGGTATTGCAAATTCTATTTTAATTAAATTAAATCAAATTGGAACATTATCTGAAACATTATCAACAATACAAACAGCTAAAAAAGCAAAATATTCCACAATAATTTCGCACAGATCAGGTGAAACAGAAGATACATCGATTGCAGATCTCGCTGTTGGGACACAATCAGGACAAATTAAAACAGGATCTATGAGTCGATCTGATCGATTAGCAAAATATAATCAATTACTTCGTATAGAAGAAAAATTAAAAGAAAATGCTCCATTTCATGGAATGAAAGAATTAAAACAATATTATAATCATTGTAAATAATTACACACAAATAAAATATAAATTTATATTTTTAATACTTAAATTATTAGAATAAAAAATATTATATACTCAAAATATATATTAAAATAAATAATATGAAACGTTATTATCTATCCATACTATCAATATAGTACATCATGTATAATTGATAGAATGAAAATATTTATTCAATTGTAAACATTTAAAAATTAAAAAATAAGAAAATAAATTAAAAATTTTATAAATATAATAATTAAAAACATTATAATAAATTATGTACCTTAAATAATAATTTACATATAATTTTTATACCACATATTAATAATATTTAATATTTTGTTAACCCCGACTTTAGTACGAGACGAAAAAACAATAATTTCAATATTATTAAAATTGACAAACAATTGTTTTTTCAAAATATATAATTGTTTTTTTTGAACTAATAATGTCACTTTATCACACTTAGTTAAAACAATAAATATATTAATATTTCTTTTTTTAGATAATTTTAAAACATCATAATCTATAGACCTAATTAATCTTCTAATATCTATTAATAAAATTAATCCCTTCAAATAAGTTCTTGTTTTTAAATATGTAAAAATTAAATTTTGAATTCTTATTTGTTCATGTTTACATAATTGAGAATATCCGTATCCAGGTAAATCAACAAAACGAAAACGTGAAGTCACTCGAAAAACATTAATCATCTTTGTACAACCTGGAAACCGACTAAACCTCACTAATTTATTATTATTTGCTAAACAATTGATTAAACTAGATTTTCCAGAATTTGAATAACCAGTAAATGCAAATTCAATACCATATGGATAAACATGATTAGTATTCCATCGAAAAAAACTATTAAGAAATTGAATACACTGATAATTTATAATCATAAAATTATAAAAACATTTATAAATTTAAAAACATTAATATATAAAATTATACAATATTAATTATATATTCTAATATATATAATCATAGTATAATCATCATAGTTATTATATAAGGATATCATATGGTTGTACGTTTAAAAAATATAGCTATTATTGCACATATTGATCATGGAAAAACAACTTTATTGGATCAA
This portion of the Buchnera aphidicola (Stegophylla sp.) genome encodes:
- the eno gene encoding phosphopyruvate hydratase, which translates into the protein MSKINKISAREIIDSRGKPTVEVEVELQDSSIGSFSCPSGASTGKYEALELRDHDPKRFLGQGVTKSIAIINTIIFKALKNQDANNQKQIDKIMLDLDGTENKKRLGANSILSVSMATAKAASISKKIPFYEHIAELNNTPKCFSMPLPMINIINGGSHANNNLDIQEFMIQPIGAKSIKQAIQMGCEVFQTLGKIIKNKNLSISVGDEGGYTPNLSSNTSALMMIQQAVEQSGYIFGQDIAICIDFASSEFYDTKTKIYELKNEKQRFTSKEFSNFIKNLILKYPITSIEDGQSESDWNGFLYQTKLLGNKVQIVGDDLFVTNQKKLNKGIQNGIANSILIKLNQIGTLSETLSTIQTAKKAKYSTIISHRSGETEDTSIADLAVGTQSGQIKTGSMSRSDRLAKYNQLLRIEEKLKENAPFHGMKELKQYYNHCK
- the yihA gene encoding ribosome biogenesis GTP-binding protein YihA/YsxC encodes the protein MIINYQCIQFLNSFFRWNTNHVYPYGIEFAFTGYSNSGKSSLINCLANNNKLVRFSRFPGCTKMINVFRVTSRFRFVDLPGYGYSQLCKHEQIRIQNLIFTYLKTRTYLKGLILLIDIRRLIRSIDYDVLKLSKKRNINIFIVLTKCDKVTLLVQKKQLYILKKQLFVNFNNIEIIVFSSRTKVGVNKILNIINMWYKNYM